A single genomic interval of bacterium harbors:
- a CDS encoding type II toxin-antitoxin system VapC family toxin codes for MITAVDTNVLLDIFTADIQFGSRSAERLSECMIEGKLIGCEVVLAEIAASFSDIRLAEEALQQLGVEFAAMDQISSLQAGVHWKKYRASGGTRTRIISDFLIGSHASNHADRLLTRDRGFYRKYFSKLIIIDPSSDE; via the coding sequence ATGATTACAGCAGTCGATACGAATGTCCTGCTTGATATCTTTACAGCGGATATTCAATTTGGATCACGTTCGGCTGAGAGACTCAGTGAATGCATGATCGAAGGTAAATTGATCGGCTGTGAGGTTGTTCTGGCGGAAATAGCCGCAAGTTTTTCAGACATTCGTCTGGCCGAAGAGGCCCTCCAGCAATTGGGTGTTGAATTTGCTGCAATGGACCAGATTTCCTCACTCCAAGCCGGGGTGCACTGGAAAAAGTATCGAGCTTCCGGTGGCACACGGACGCGCATCATCTCCGATTTTTTGATCGGATCGCATGCAAGTAACCATGCCGACCGGCTGCTGACGCGCGATCGTGGATTTTATAGAAAGTATTTCTCAAAACTGATAATCATTGATCCTTCAAGCGATGAATGA
- a CDS encoding AbrB/MazE/SpoVT family DNA-binding domain-containing protein, producing the protein MKSIVSEKGQVTIPKPLRERLGIKAGQVLDFQEEEGALVARKMKRDDPVKRVYGIIRTKRRTDEIINALRGPGEK; encoded by the coding sequence ATGAAATCTATAGTTTCCGAAAAAGGGCAGGTGACAATCCCGAAACCTTTAAGAGAGCGGCTTGGTATCAAAGCCGGCCAGGTGCTGGATTTCCAAGAAGAAGAGGGAGCTCTTGTAGCGCGAAAAATGAAACGGGATGACCCGGTCAAGCGCGTTTACGGAATAATTAGAACCAAACGACGAACTGATGAGATCATTAATGCACTGCGGGGTCCGGGTGAGAAATGA